A window of the Drosophila ananassae strain 14024-0371.13 unplaced genomic scaffold, ASM1763931v2 tig00000205, whole genome shotgun sequence genome harbors these coding sequences:
- the LOC26514165 gene encoding histone H3: MARTKQTARKSTGGKAPRKQLATKAARKSAPATGGVKKPHRYRPGTVALREIRRYQKSTELLIRKLPFQRLVREIAQDFKTDLRFQSSAVMALQEASEAYLVGLFEDTNLCAIHAKRVTIMPKDIQLARRIRGERA; this comes from the coding sequence ATGGCTCGTACAAAGCAGACTGCTCGTAAATCGACTGGTGGCAAGGCGCCACGCAAACAACTGGCTACAAAGGCCGCACGGAAGAGTGCTCCAGCCACCGGAGGAGTAAAGAAGCCCCATCGCTATCGTCCCGGAACTGTGGCTCTCCGTGAAATCCGTCGCTACCAGAAGAGTACCGAGTTGTTGATCCGCAAGCTGCCATTCCAGCGGTTGGTGCGTGAAATAGCTCAGGACTTCAAGACAGATTTGCGCTTCCAGAGCTCGGCTGTGATGGCTTTGCAGGAAGCTAGCGAAGCCTATCTGGTTGGTCTGTTTGAAGATACCAATTTGTGCGCCATTCATGCCAAGCGCGTTACTATTATGCCCAAAGACATCCAGCTGGCTCGTCGTATCCGTGGAGAGCGCgcttaa
- the LOC26515522 gene encoding histone H2A codes for MSGRGKGGKVKGKAKSRSNRAGLQFPVGRIHRLLRKGNYAERVGAGAPVYLAAVMEYLAAEVLELAGNAARDNKKTRIIPRHLQLAIRNDEELNKLLSGVTIAQGGVLPNIQAVLLPKKTEKKA; via the coding sequence atgtctggTCGTGGCAAGGGTGGAAAAGTGAAGGGAAAGGCAAAGTCCCGATCGAATCGTGCTGGTCTTCAGTTCCCCGTCGGACGTATTCACCGTCTGCTCCGCAAAGGCAACTATGCTGAACGCGTTGGTGCCGGCGCTCCTGTTTACCTGGCTGCCGTTATGGAATACCTGGCAGCTGAAGTTCTCGAGTTAGCTGGCAATGCTGCCCGTGATAACAAGAAGACTAGGATTATTCCCCGTCATCTCCAGTTGGCTATTCGCAATGACGAGGAGTTGAACAAGCTGCTCTCTGGTGTCACCATAGCTCAGGGTGGCGTGTTGCCCAACATCCAGGCTGTGCTTTTGCCCAAGAAGACCGAGAAGAAGGCCTAA
- the LOC6501721 gene encoding histone H2B: MPPKTSGKAAKKAGKAQKNITKNDKKKKRKRKESYAIYIYKVLKQVHPDTGISSKAMSIMNSFVNDIFERIAAEASRLAHYNKRSTITSREIQTAVRLLLPGELAKHAVSEGTKAVTKYTSSK, encoded by the exons ATGCCGCCGAAAACCAGTGGAAAGGCAGCCAAGAAGGCTGGCAAAGCTCAGAAAAATATAACCAAGAAtgataagaagaagaagcgcaAGAGGAAGGAAAGCTATGCTATTTACATCTACAAG GTTCTGAAGCAGGTTCACCCTGACACTGGAATTTCGTCTAAAGCTATGAGTATAATGAACAGCTTCGTAAACGATATCTTTGAGCGTATTGCTGCTGAGGCTTCGCGTCTGGCTCATTACAACAAGCGCTCGACCATCACCAGTCGGGAAATCCAAACGGCTGTTCGTCTTCTCCTGCCTGGAGAGTTGGCCAAGCATGCCGTTAGTGAAGGAACCAAGGCTGTCACTAAGTATACAAGCTCCAAGTAG
- the LOC6502880 gene encoding histone H1, producing MSDSAVATSASPVAAPPAPVEKKVTAKKATGSAATKAKKTTAPPSHPPTQQMVDASIKNLKERGGSSLLAIKKYITATYKCDAQKLAPFIKKYLKSAVANGKLIQTKGKGASGSFKLSASAKKEPKPKPSSVEKKTKTKKVSTKKTGATTKKAAGAADKKPKTKKAVATKKTAEKKKTEKAKAKDAKKSGNVKAKAVASKVKPSSAKPKAAKAPKAKPAASAKPKKTVKKAAAPATAKKPKAKTTAAKK from the coding sequence atgtccgATTCAGCAGTAGCTACATCCGCGTCTCCTGTGGCAGCTCCACCTGCACCGGTTGAGAAGAAAGTAACAGCCAAAAAGGCAACGGGCTCCGCTGCCACAAAGGCGAAGAAGACCACTGCACCACCATCGCATCCGCCAACTCAACAAATGGTAGACGCTTCAATAAAGAATTTGAAGGAGCGTGGGGGCTCGTCCCTCCTAGCAATCAAGAAGTACATTACTGCCACGTACAAATGCGATGCTCAGAAGCTGGCTCCTTTCATCAAGAAGTACCTGAAGTCTGCCGTTGCCAACGGTAAGCTGATCCAGACGAAGGGAAAGGGTGCTTCTGGTTCGTTTAAACTGTCAGCTTCTGCCAAGAAGGAGCCCAAGCCAAAGCCTTCTTCTGTtgagaaaaaaactaaaaccaagAAGGTATCCACCAAGAAGACCGGAGCCACCACTAAAAAGGCCGCCGGAGCTGCCGACAAGAAgcccaaaactaaaaaagccGTGGCTACTAAGAAGACcgctgaaaagaaaaagaccGAGAAGGCCAAGGCAAAGGACGCTAAGAAATCTGGTAACGTTAAGGCAAAAGCAGTAGCATCAAAGGTGAAGCCATCATCAGCCAAACCAAAGGCAGCTAAAGCCCCAAAGGCTAAACCAGCTGCATCTGCTAAGCCCAAAAAGACTGTGAAGAAAGCCGCTGCTCCTGCTACCGCAAAGAAGCCAAAAGCTAAGACCacggcagcaaaaaaataa
- the LOC6502876 gene encoding histone H4, which produces MTGRGKGGKGLGKGGAKRHRKVLRDNIQGITKPAIRRLARRGGVKRISGLIYEETRGVLKVFLENVIRDAVTYTEHAKRKTVTAMDVVYALKRQGRTLYGFGG; this is translated from the coding sequence ATGACTGGTCGTGGTAAAGGTGGCAAGGGCTTGGGAAAAGGTGGCGCCAAGCGTCATCGCAAAGTCTTGCGTGATAACATCCAGGGTATTACAAAGCCAGCTATTCGCCGTTTGGCTCGTCGTGGCGGTGTGAAGCGCATCTCTGGTCTTATCTACGAGGAAACTCGTGGAGTCCTGAAAGTGTTCTTGGAGAACGTTATTCGTGACGCCGTCACCTACACCGAACACGCCAAAAGGAAGACAGTGACGGCCATGGATGTTGTTTATGCTCTGAAGAGACAGGGACGCACTCTATACGGCTTCGGcggttaa
- the LOC123258377 gene encoding histone H2A, producing MSGRGKGGKVKGKAKSRSNRAGLQFPVGRIHRLLRKGNYAERVGAGAPVYLAAVMEYLAAEVLELAGNAARDNKKTRIIPRHLQLAIRNDEELNKLLSGVTIAQGGVLPNIQAVLLPKKTEKKA from the coding sequence atgtctGGTCGTGGCAAGGGTGGAAAAGTGAAGGGAAAGGCAAAGTCCCGATCGAATCGTGCTGGTCTTCAGTTCCCCGTCGGACGTATTCACCGTCTGCTCCGCAAAGGCAACTATGCTGAACGCGTTGGTGCCGGCGCTCCTGTTTACCTGGCTGCCGTTATGGAATACCTGGCAGCTGAAGTTCTCGAGTTAGCTGGCAATGCTGCCCGTGATAACAAGAAGACTAGGATTATTCCCCGTCATCTCCAGTTGGCTATTCGCAATGACGAGGAGTTGAACAAGCTGCTCTCTGGTGTCACCATAGCTCAGGGTGGCGTGTTGCCCAACATCCAGGCTGTGCTTTTGCCCAAGAAGACCGAGAAGAAGGCCTAA